The following coding sequences lie in one Globicephala melas chromosome 15, mGloMel1.2, whole genome shotgun sequence genomic window:
- the CST8 gene encoding cystatin-8, whose protein sequence is MARLRPGLLLLMATVALASRGVQAWGSSKVVRKFQDVSESYVYVEQALWFAMKEYNEASKDEYTFKVLQILKSQEQVTDSLDYLLEVKIARTMCKKASGGNENCLVQRDPKMQKMFHCTFIVASKPWNFELNMLKKECQPV, encoded by the exons ATGGCCAGGCTCCGCCCCGGCCTGCTGCTCCTGATGGCCACGGTGGCCCTCGCGTCCAGAGGTGTCCAGGCCTGGGGTTCATCGAAGGTGGTGAGGAAATTCCAAGACGTCTCCGAATCCTACGTATACGTGGAGCAGGCACTGTGGTTCGCCATGAAGGAGTACAACGAGGCCAGCAAGGACGAGTACACCTTCAAGGTGTTGCAGATTCTGAAGTCCCAGGAGCAG GTCACAGATAGTTTGGATTACCTTCTTGAAGTCAAAATTGCCCGGACAATGTGCAAGAAAGCTTCAGGGGGAAATGAAAACTGCTTAGTACAACGGGATCCCAAAATGCAGAAG atgtttcattgCACCTTTATTGTGGCATCCAAACCCTGGAACTTTGAACTCAATATGCTGAAGAAAGAATGTCAGCCTGTCTAA